The window AGCTCGCCGGGGAAGCCGGCCAGCGGATGCGTGCCCTTGTCTACCTTGATGCCCGGGATCATGCCGTGGTCGGCCATGTACTTGGCGAACGGCACGCCGTCGCGGGTGGACTGGCGGATGGTCTCGTCGAACAGGATCGCGCCGGACAGGTACTGGTTGACGTTGGGTGCGGTCAGCAGCAGCTCGCGGTAGGCGCGGCGGTTTTCCTCGGTGCACTCGATGCCGACGCCGTCGAAGCGCTTCTTGCAGGTGCTGGAGGATTCGTCGATGGCGATGATGCCCTTGCCCGGGGCGACCATGGCGCGGGCGGTTTCGGCGAGTTGTTCGATGCTCATGGCTGGCGGTCCGGCGGCGGGAAAGACCGCGATTATAGCCGCCGGGCATACAGGTCGGCTTCGCCGGCCGGCCGCGTCTTGAACCGCTTCACGCCCCAGTCGTAGGCCTCCGGCGCCCGCCGCACGCGGGCTTCCACCCAGGCGTTGTAGCGGGCTGCCGCGGCGACGCCGTCGCGGCCGGGGAAGTCCGGCAGCGGCGGTTCGAACACCAGCGCGTAGCGGCCGTCGGGCAGCGGCCGGGTCCAGGTCGGGACGATGGTGCCGCCGGCCCGGCGCAGCAGCACCGGCATCGCATCCAGCGTGGACGCGGCGACGCCGAAGAAGGGTGCGAACACGTTGCGCACGCGGACGTTGACGTCCGGCGTGTACACGGCGGCCTCGCCGCGATGCACGGTGGCGCAGAACGCGTGCAGGTCGCTGCGCGCGATCGTCCCGCCCAGCCGCTGGCGGCGGCGGGCGTTGATTTCGCCGTCGACGCCGGCGTCGCGGAACGCGCGCACGATGGGGCTGACGGGAATCCCCGCCAGCTGCCGGATCGCGCGCATGTGCAGC is drawn from Thermomonas brevis and contains these coding sequences:
- a CDS encoding lysophospholipid acyltransferase family protein — its product is MSMSLRVRAFRALAGWVAGRTPARRLALARWLAPVAAVLAAKRRRVARTNLRLCFPDMPEREREALLGRMLVANVKGLLDACAAWYADELRVEELYEVEGLEHLRGAVAQGRGVVILGAHFHGSELHMRAIRQLAGIPVSPIVRAFRDAGVDGEINARRRQRLGGTIARSDLHAFCATVHRGEAAVYTPDVNVRVRNVFAPFFGVAASTLDAMPVLLRRAGGTIVPTWTRPLPDGRYALVFEPPLPDFPGRDGVAAAARYNAWVEARVRRAPEAYDWGVKRFKTRPAGEADLYARRL